A genomic region of Trifolium pratense cultivar HEN17-A07 linkage group LG3, ARS_RC_1.1, whole genome shotgun sequence contains the following coding sequences:
- the LOC123918529 gene encoding ankyrin repeat-containing protein BDA1-like isoform X2 yields MNTNNSEQLKAAAEAGNIDLLYEVIKDDPYILERIDLIPFVDTPLHIASSMGHLRFATEIMRLKPSFALKLNEQGFSPIHLAMQNSHKTMVSRFVNINKQLVRVQGREGVTPLHFATQIGDVDLLANFLFLCPESIECLTVRCETALHIAVKNQRYEVLQLLVGLLKTNEQRGAKELQNKILNQEDEAGNTILHISALSTELRELQLLVKTNINLNTKNLENKTALDMAVREEIKNILISAGAKPGSEVTIFPDYQILAYYYKSYTPIIDELLIYISRIRSDISDEKRNTLLIIFTLVVTATYQAAISPAGGVYQANASDDDTAGKSVMPKSIFSGYTCLNILSFLTSMISILILTQRRGFHIFFPMFCFALSYLYSMAYISPTAINYKLVMIFYLSIVSVWMISFVIIPLYSTRFNMHKAMKLNRS; encoded by the exons ATGAACACAAATAATAGTGAGCAGCTAAAAGCCGCAGCTGAAGCAGGCAATATAGATCTGCTCTATGAAGTAATTAAGGATGATCCATACATTTTGGAGCGTATTGATTTGATACCATTTGTTGACACTCCTTTGCATATTGCTTCATCTATGGGTCATCTTCGGTTTGCCACTGAAATTATGAGGTTGAAACCTTCATTTGCTTTGAAGCTAAATGAGCAAGGATTCAGCCCCATCCATCTTGCTATGCAAAACAGCCACAAGACGATGGTGTCTCGCTTTGTTAACATCAATAAACAACTTGTTAGAGTCCAAGGGAGGGAAGGCGTGACTCCTCTTCATTTTGCAACTCAAATTGGTGATGTTGACCTTTTAGCTAACTTTCTCTTTCTGTGTCCGGAGTCCATTGAATGCTTGACTGTGAGGTGCGAAACTGCTCTGCATATTGCTGTTAAGAATCAACGGTATGAGGTCCTTCAATTACTTGTTGGCTTGCTCAAAACAAATGAACAGAGAGGTGCTAAAGAGttgcaaaataaaatactaaatcAGGAAGATGAGGCCGGCAACACTATTTTGCACATTTCAGCGCTAAGTACTGAGCTCCGg GAACTTCAGTTGTTGGTAAAGACTAATATTAACTTGAACACGAAGAACCTCGAGAACAAAACAGCATTAGACATGGCAGTGAGGGAAGAGATTAAGAATATATTGATAAGCGCAGGAGCAAAACCTGGCTCAGAAGTCACCATATTCCCCGATTATCAAATACTTGCATATTACTATAAATCATATACACCAATAATAGATgaacttttaatttatatatctcGCATTAGAAGTGATATATCAGATGAGAAACGTAACACTTTGTTGATAATTTTCACTCTTGTTGTAACTGCTACTTATCAAGCAGCAATAAGCCCCGCTGGTGGAGTTTATCAAGCTAATGCTAGTGACGATGATACTGCTGGTAAATCGGTCATGCCAAAAAGTATATTCTCTGGGTATACTTGTTTGAAtattctttcctttttgacatcaATGATATCAATACTTATCCTGACCCAAAGAAGGGGgtttcatattttctttccaATGTTTTGTTTTGCCCTTAGTTATCTATATTCTATGGCATATATATCCCCTACAGCTATCAATTACAAACTTGTTATGATCTTCTATTTATCAATTGTGTCTGTATGGATGATTTCCTTCGTTATTATTCCGTTGTACTCAACAAGATTTAATATGCACAAGGCTATGAAACTGAATAGGTCAtag
- the LOC123918529 gene encoding ankyrin repeat-containing protein BDA1-like isoform X1, whose translation MNTNNSEQLKAAAEAGNIDLLYEVIKDDPYILERIDLIPFVDTPLHIASSMGHLRFATEIMRLKPSFALKLNEQGFSPIHLAMQNSHKTMVSRFVNINKQLVRVQGREGVTPLHFATQIGDVDLLANFLFLCPESIECLTVRCETALHIAVKNQRYEVLQLLVGLLKTNEQRGAKELQNKILNQEDEAGNTILHISALSTELRHVQELQLLVKTNINLNTKNLENKTALDMAVREEIKNILISAGAKPGSEVTIFPDYQILAYYYKSYTPIIDELLIYISRIRSDISDEKRNTLLIIFTLVVTATYQAAISPAGGVYQANASDDDTAGKSVMPKSIFSGYTCLNILSFLTSMISILILTQRRGFHIFFPMFCFALSYLYSMAYISPTAINYKLVMIFYLSIVSVWMISFVIIPLYSTRFNMHKAMKLNRS comes from the exons ATGAACACAAATAATAGTGAGCAGCTAAAAGCCGCAGCTGAAGCAGGCAATATAGATCTGCTCTATGAAGTAATTAAGGATGATCCATACATTTTGGAGCGTATTGATTTGATACCATTTGTTGACACTCCTTTGCATATTGCTTCATCTATGGGTCATCTTCGGTTTGCCACTGAAATTATGAGGTTGAAACCTTCATTTGCTTTGAAGCTAAATGAGCAAGGATTCAGCCCCATCCATCTTGCTATGCAAAACAGCCACAAGACGATGGTGTCTCGCTTTGTTAACATCAATAAACAACTTGTTAGAGTCCAAGGGAGGGAAGGCGTGACTCCTCTTCATTTTGCAACTCAAATTGGTGATGTTGACCTTTTAGCTAACTTTCTCTTTCTGTGTCCGGAGTCCATTGAATGCTTGACTGTGAGGTGCGAAACTGCTCTGCATATTGCTGTTAAGAATCAACGGTATGAGGTCCTTCAATTACTTGTTGGCTTGCTCAAAACAAATGAACAGAGAGGTGCTAAAGAGttgcaaaataaaatactaaatcAGGAAGATGAGGCCGGCAACACTATTTTGCACATTTCAGCGCTAAGTACTGAGCTCCGg CACGTACAGGAACTTCAGTTGTTGGTAAAGACTAATATTAACTTGAACACGAAGAACCTCGAGAACAAAACAGCATTAGACATGGCAGTGAGGGAAGAGATTAAGAATATATTGATAAGCGCAGGAGCAAAACCTGGCTCAGAAGTCACCATATTCCCCGATTATCAAATACTTGCATATTACTATAAATCATATACACCAATAATAGATgaacttttaatttatatatctcGCATTAGAAGTGATATATCAGATGAGAAACGTAACACTTTGTTGATAATTTTCACTCTTGTTGTAACTGCTACTTATCAAGCAGCAATAAGCCCCGCTGGTGGAGTTTATCAAGCTAATGCTAGTGACGATGATACTGCTGGTAAATCGGTCATGCCAAAAAGTATATTCTCTGGGTATACTTGTTTGAAtattctttcctttttgacatcaATGATATCAATACTTATCCTGACCCAAAGAAGGGGgtttcatattttctttccaATGTTTTGTTTTGCCCTTAGTTATCTATATTCTATGGCATATATATCCCCTACAGCTATCAATTACAAACTTGTTATGATCTTCTATTTATCAATTGTGTCTGTATGGATGATTTCCTTCGTTATTATTCCGTTGTACTCAACAAGATTTAATATGCACAAGGCTATGAAACTGAATAGGTCAtag
- the LOC123918528 gene encoding pentatricopeptide repeat-containing protein At1g07740, mitochondrial-like, translating into MMYQRAKSINNRNLLSPNYYYYYYNTNYNEKALFHTHTQQPQNQKPKSNLRNRKQIPFITEIKHVQTSEQALSLFHHYKELGFKHYYPSYAALLYKLARSRNFEAVETILTYMKETNVQCNETLFIALFQHYGPVKAIELFHRMPHFNCVRTLQSFNSLLNLLIDHCMFCEANDAFDRSYEMGFRPNTVTFNIMIKGWLVKGEWGKACEVFDEMLQKKVQPSVVTYNSLIGFLSRKGDLDKAMALVDDMRRKGKRANGVTYALLMEGLCSVGKYEEAKKLMFDMAYRGCKPQLVNFSVLMNDLGKRGKIDEAMVLFREMRKRRLKPDVVTYNVFVNYLCKEGKTAEAYKMLVEMQIGGCEPNAATYRMMLDGLCRNGDFEGGLNVLNAMMASRHCPRPDTFNCLVVGLLKSGNIDGGCFVLEEMVKRKVDFELESWEAVIKYACSEDDNGGSRLRIILASQSI; encoded by the coding sequence ATGATGTATCAAAGAGCAAAATCGATTAATAATCGGAATCTATTATCTcctaattattactattattactaCAATACTAATTACAATGAAAAAGCTTTATTCCACACCCACACACAACAACCTCAAAaccaaaaaccaaaatcaaaccTTCGAAATCGCAAACAAATTCCATTCATAACCGAAATCAAACATGTTCAAACCTCAGAACAAGCTTTGTCTCTGTTTCATCATTACAAAGAACTCGGTTTCAAACACTATTACCCTTCATATGCTGCATTACTCTACAAACTCGCACGTTCTAGAAACTTCGAAGCCGTGGAAACAATCCTCACATACATGAAAGAAACCAATGTTCAATGTAATGAAACCCTTTTCATTGCTCTGTTTCAACATTATGGTCCTGTAAAAGCCATTGAACTCTTTCATAGAATGCCACATTTTAACTGTGTTCGTACTTTACAGTCTTTTAATTCGCTTCTTAATCTTCTTATTGATCATTGTATGTTTTGTGAGGCTAATGATGCTTTTGATCGATCCTATGAAATGGGTTTTCGTCCGAATACTGTTACGTTTAATATTATGATAAAGGGTTGGTTGGTGAAAGGTGAATGGGGGAAAGCATGTgaggtgtttgatgaaatgcttcAGAAGAAAGTGCAACCTAGTGTTGTTACTTATAATAGTCTTATTGGGTTTTTGTCTAGAAAGGGTGATTTGGACAAAGCGATGGCGTTGGTTGATGATATGAGACGTAAAGGAAAACGCGCGAATGGAGTGACGTATGCGCTTTTGATGGAGGGTTTGTGCTCTGTGGGGAAGTATGAGGAAGCTAAGAAGTTAATGTTTGATATGGCGTATCGTGGATGTAAACCTCAGCTTGTGAATTTTTCTGTTTTGATGAATGATCTTGGAAAGAGGGGTAAGATTGATGAGGCGATGGTTTTATTCCGTGAGATGAGAAAGAGGCGGCTTAAGCCGGATGTTGTGACGTACAATGTATTTGTGAATTATCTTTGCAAGGAAGGTAAGACGGCGGAAGCTTACAAAATGTTGGTTGAGATGCAGATTGGTGGTTGCGAGCCAAATGCAGCTACATATAGGATGATGCTTGATGGTTTGTGTCGGAATGGGGATTTTGAGGGAGGGTTGAATGTTTTGAATGCAATGATGGCTAGTAGGCATTGTCCGCGACCCGATACGTTTAATTGTCTGGTTGTTGGGTTATTGAAGTCTGGGAATATTGATGGTGGATGCTTTGTTTTGGAAGAGATGGTGAAGAGAAAGGTAGATTTTGAATTGGAGAGCTGGGAAGCAGTGATAAAATATGCTTGCAGTGAGGATGATAATGGTGGCAGTAGGCTTAGGATTATACTTGCATCTCAGTCCATCTAA
- the LOC123918531 gene encoding dirigent protein 25-like isoform X2: MAHFETLATTMSLKAILSMALIFLTFTSTTSSRILSELETPEEPISGSAESPVSSILPPLPATATATTTGTDIPDQHHTLSFFLHDILGGSNPTARAVTGVVTNPALNAQVAFAKPNGANLPLNSGVPQNNNNNGIINNNNLPFLTGLGGNTGNVFNNNNNNNGNNNFPVTNMNQIPQGMTVQELMFGTMTVFDDELTEGEELGSGLVGKAQGFYIASSVEGTSQVMAFTAKFEENGYEDSLSFFGVHRTTQVSQSQLAIIGGTGKYVNANGFAIIKTFPVNNGQQHSTDGLETLLHLTAYLSY, translated from the exons ATGGCACACTTTGAAACTCTTGCTACCACTATGTCTCTCAAAGCTATATTGTCTATGGCATTGATATTCCTTACATTCACTTCCACAACTTCAAGCCGAATCCTTAGTGAACTAGAAACACCAGAAGAACCAATTTCTGGTTCTGCAGAGTCCCCCGTTTCTTCCATTCTTCCTCCACTTCCAGCCACAGCCACAGCCACA ACAACTGGTACTGATATTCCCGATCAGCACCACACACTATCATTTTTCCTGCACGACATTCTTGGTGGCTCCAATCCAACAGCAAGGGCAGTGACTGGAGTTGTTACAAACCCTGCCCTTAATGCTCAAGTTGCGTTTGCAAAACCAAATGGTGCAAACCTTCCTCTAAACAGTGGAGTTCCACagaacaataacaacaatggaattataaacaacaacaaccttccTTTCCTGACAGGACTCGGTGGAAACACAGGCAACGTcttcaataacaataacaataataatgggAACAATAATTTTCCAGTGACGAATATGAATCAGATACCGCAGGGAATGACGGTGCAGGAGCTGATGTTTGGTACGATGACAGTGTTTGATGATGAATTAACAGAAGGTGAAGAGTTGGGATCAGGATTAGTAGGGAAAGCACAAGGGTTTTATATAGCAAGCTCAGTGGAAGGAACAAGTCAAGTAATGGCTTTCACTGCAAAGTTTGAAGAGAATGGTTATGAAGATAGTCTTAGCTTCTTTGGGGTACACAGAACAACACAAGTTTCACAATCACAACTTGCAATTATTGGAGGAACAGGAAAGTATGTGAATGCTAATGGATTTGCTATTATTAAGACTTTTCCGGTTAACAACGGCCAACAACATAGCACTGATGGACTCGAAACTCTCTTGCACCTTACTGCCTATCTTTCCTATTAA
- the LOC123918531 gene encoding dirigent protein 25-like isoform X1: MAHFETLATTMSLKAILSMALIFLTFTSTTSSRILSELETPEEPISGSAESPVSSILPPLPATATATATATATATATATATTTGTDIPDQHHTLSFFLHDILGGSNPTARAVTGVVTNPALNAQVAFAKPNGANLPLNSGVPQNNNNNGIINNNNLPFLTGLGGNTGNVFNNNNNNNGNNNFPVTNMNQIPQGMTVQELMFGTMTVFDDELTEGEELGSGLVGKAQGFYIASSVEGTSQVMAFTAKFEENGYEDSLSFFGVHRTTQVSQSQLAIIGGTGKYVNANGFAIIKTFPVNNGQQHSTDGLETLLHLTAYLSY, encoded by the coding sequence ATGGCACACTTTGAAACTCTTGCTACCACTATGTCTCTCAAAGCTATATTGTCTATGGCATTGATATTCCTTACATTCACTTCCACAACTTCAAGCCGAATCCTTAGTGAACTAGAAACACCAGAAGAACCAATTTCTGGTTCTGCAGAGTCCCCCGTTTCTTCCATTCTTCCTCCACTTCCAGCCACAGCCACAGCCACAGCCACAGCCACAGCCACAGCCACAGCCACAGCCACAGCCACAACAACTGGTACTGATATTCCCGATCAGCACCACACACTATCATTTTTCCTGCACGACATTCTTGGTGGCTCCAATCCAACAGCAAGGGCAGTGACTGGAGTTGTTACAAACCCTGCCCTTAATGCTCAAGTTGCGTTTGCAAAACCAAATGGTGCAAACCTTCCTCTAAACAGTGGAGTTCCACagaacaataacaacaatggaattataaacaacaacaaccttccTTTCCTGACAGGACTCGGTGGAAACACAGGCAACGTcttcaataacaataacaataataatgggAACAATAATTTTCCAGTGACGAATATGAATCAGATACCGCAGGGAATGACGGTGCAGGAGCTGATGTTTGGTACGATGACAGTGTTTGATGATGAATTAACAGAAGGTGAAGAGTTGGGATCAGGATTAGTAGGGAAAGCACAAGGGTTTTATATAGCAAGCTCAGTGGAAGGAACAAGTCAAGTAATGGCTTTCACTGCAAAGTTTGAAGAGAATGGTTATGAAGATAGTCTTAGCTTCTTTGGGGTACACAGAACAACACAAGTTTCACAATCACAACTTGCAATTATTGGAGGAACAGGAAAGTATGTGAATGCTAATGGATTTGCTATTATTAAGACTTTTCCGGTTAACAACGGCCAACAACATAGCACTGATGGACTCGAAACTCTCTTGCACCTTACTGCCTATCTTTCCTATTAA
- the LOC123914715 gene encoding dirigent protein 9-like, with protein sequence MALRLNFTSFSLIKVLILHISLLSITLRYVKTEENHHDITKPTIITSLTFFMHDILGGSNPSERIVNGIIVNTQKTTNIPFSKPNNRKFPIKGSIPIFDTSISTNISPSTSSTTMIKNIDKNKVIIDSSNSNSLPYVTPNHLPLGATLEKLLFGRITVIDDEITKGYELNSEVIGKVQGFHLVSSLDGSSQTMAFTALFGNETHEDDDAINFFGVHRMATHESYISVVGGIGKYENARGYAKIETLQLPYEDRNTNGMETIFQITVYLGS encoded by the coding sequence ATGGCCTTAAGGCTTAACTTCACCTCTTTTTCCTTAATTAAAGTCCTAATACTCCACATCTCCCTCTTAAGCATCACCCTAAGATATGTCAAAACAGAAGAGAATCATCATGATATAACTAAACCAACAATTATAACATCACTCACTTTCTTCATGCATGATATTCTAGGTGGATCAAACCCTTCAGAAAGAATTGTGAATGGCATCATTGTCAACACACAAAAAACCACTAAcattcctttctcaaaaccaaATAACAGAAAATTCCCTATTAAAGGTAGCATACCAATTTTTGATACTAGTATTAGTACAAATATTTCTCCCTCAACCTCAAGCACAACAATGATAAAAAACATTGACAAAAACAAGGTGATTATAGATAGTAGTAACTCTAACTCACTTCCATATGTTACGCCGAATCATCTTCCACTAGGAGCAACATTAGAGAAGCTTTTATTTGGAAGAATTACAGTGATTGATGATGAAATTACAAAAGGGTATGAGTTGAATTCAGAGGTTATTGGTAAAGTACAAGGATTTCATTTGGTTAGTTCATTGGATGGAAGTAGTCAAACCATGGCATTTACAGCTTTGTTTGGTAATGAAACACATGAAGATGATGATGCTATTAATTTCTTTGGAGTGCATAGAATGGCTACACATGAGTCCTATATTTCTGTTGTTGGAGGAATCGGTAAATATGAAAATGCAAGAGGGTATGCGAAAATTGAGACGTTACAGTTACCTTATGAAGACAGAAATACTAATGGGATGGAAACAATTTTTCAGATTACTGTCTACTTAGGAAGTTAG
- the LOC123918534 gene encoding protein SODIUM POTASSIUM ROOT DEFECTIVE 3-like, protein MKGIDMFCSSPASTAIIHSNMNQRSMLRRSRTTKTYDQRKNQLHHVPCSSQLPINPMPYFEKHRKSSSDKQNSSTTTDTRRKSSANVNDLSSRRYLLDDTPFIDWLSESNKILVPRGEAEVVSMDKKRKSDSHALVRSSSSALSSKDQVVVLRVSLHCKACEGKVRKHISKMEGVRSFNIEMETKKVTIIGAVTPLDVLASVSKVKSAQLWPSTTSSSSSSRLTFP, encoded by the exons ATGAAAGGAATAGACATGTTCTGTTCTTCCCCTGCTTCAACAGCAATAATACATAGTAATATGAATCAACGTTCTATGCTACGACGAAGCAGAACCACGAAAACCTACGATCAAAGGAAAAACCAACTTCATCATGTTCCTTGTTCATCTCAATTACCTATTAATCCCATGCCTTACTTTGAGAAACATAGAAAAAGTTCATCAGATAAACAAAATAGTAGTACTACTACTGACACTCGTAGGAAAAGCTCCGCTAATGTCAACGATCTTTCTTCGAGAAGATATCTTCTCGATGACACGCCATTCATTGATTGGTTATCTGAGTCTAACAAAATATTGGTTCCTCGAGGTGAAGCCGAAGTTGTGTCCATggataagaaaagaaaaagtgattCTCATGCTCTAGTTAGGTCCTCTTCTTCAGCTCTCTCCTCCAAGGACCag GTTGTGGTTCTAAGGGTGTCATTGCACTGCAAAGCCTGCGAAGGAAAAGTCAGAAAACATATTTCGAAAATGGAAG GAGTGAGATCATTCAACATAGAAATGGAGACAAAAAAAGTAACAATTATCGGAGCCGTGACGCCTTTAGATGTACTAGCAAGTGTATCCAAGGTGAAGAGTGCACAACTATGGCCGTCTACAAC ATCGTCATCCTCATCATCTAGACTAACATTTCCATGA
- the LOC123918530 gene encoding ankyrin repeat-containing protein BDA1-like codes for MNTNNSEQLKAAAEAGNIDLLYEVIKDDPYILERIDLIPFVDTPLHIASSMGHLRFATEIMRLKPSFALKLNEQGFSPIHLAMQNSHKTMVSRFVNINKQLVRVQGREGVTPLHFASQIGEADLLANFLFLCPESIECLTVRCETALHIAVKNQRYEVLQLLVGLLKTNEQRGAKELQNKILNQEDEAGNTILHISALSTELRELQLLVKTNINLNTKNLENKTALDMAVREEIKNILISAGAKPGSEVTIFPDYQILAYYYISYTPIIDELLIYISRIRSDISDEKRNTLLIIFTLVVTATYQAAISPAGGVYQANASDDDTAGKSVMPKSIFSGYTCLNILSFLTSMISILILTQRRGFHIFFPMFCFALSYLYSMAYISPTAFNSKVVMIFYFSIGSVWMISYVIIPLYSTRFKLHKAMKLNRP; via the exons ATGAACACAAATAATAGTGAGCAGCTAAAAGCCGCAGCTGAAGCAGGCAATATAGATCTGCTCTATGAAGTAATTAAGGATGATCCATACATTTTGGAGCGTATTGATTTGATACCATTTGTTGACACTCCTTTGCATATTGCTTCATCTATGGGTCATCTTCGGTTTGCCACTGAAATTATGAGGTTGAAACCTTCATTTGCTTTGAAGCTAAATGAGCAAGGATTCAGCCCCATCCATCTTGCTATGCAAAACAGCCACAAGACGATGGTGTCTCGCTTTGTGAACATCAATAAACAACTTGTTAGAGTCCAAGGGAGGGAAGGCGTGACTCCTCTTCATTTTGCAAGTCAAATTGGTGAGGCTGACCTTTTAGCTAACTTTCTCTTTCTGTGTCCGGAGTCCATTGAATGCTTGACTGTGAGGTGCGAAACTGCTCTGCATATTGCTGTTAAGAATCAACGGTATGAGGTCCTTCAATTACTTGTTGGCTTGCTCAAAACAAATGAACAGAGAGGTGCTAAAGAGttgcaaaataaaatactaaatcAGGAAGATGAGGCCGGCAACACTATTTTGCACATTTCAGCGCTAAGTACTGAGCTCCGg GAACTTCAGTTGTTGGTAAAGACTAATATTAACTTGAACACGAAGAACCTCGAGAACAAAACAGCATTAGACATGGCAGTGAGGGAAGAGATTAAGAATATATTGATAAGCGCAGGAGCAAAACCTGGCTCAGAAGTCACCATATTCCCCGATTATCAAATACTTGCATATTACTATATATCATATACACCAATAATAGATgaacttttaatttatatatctcGCATTAGAAGTGATATATCAGATGAGAAACGTAACACTTTGTTGATAATTTTCACTCTTGTTGTAACTGCTACTTATCAAGCAGCAATAAGCCCCGCTGGTGGAGTTTATCAAGCTAATGCTAGTGACGATGATACTGCAGGTAAATCGGTCATGCCAAAAAGTATATTCTCTGGGTATACATGTTTGAAtattctttcctttttgacatcaATGATATCAATACTTATCCTGACCCAAAGAAGGGGgtttcatattttctttccaATGTTTTGTTTTGCCCTTAGTTATCTATATTCTATGGCATATATATCCCCTACAGCTTTCAATTCCAAAGTTGTTATGATCTTCTATTTCTCAATTGGGTCTGTATGGATGATTTCCTACGTTATTATTCCGTTGTACTCAACAAGATTTAAGTTGCACAAGGCTATGAAACTGAATAGGCCAtag
- the LOC123918535 gene encoding phenylacetaldehyde reductase-like: MDQFVMCQFHIRGRCLWKMFLCLQWETQHPCNPKKVDHLLNLDGAKERLQLFKEDLFEEGSFDSVVEGCDGVFHTASPVRFVVNDPQVELIDPALKGTLNVLKSCAKSPSVKRVISTSSVSAIAFNTRPKNPEVVVDETWFSDPDFCRESKLWCTLSKTLAEAAAWKFANENRIDMVVINPTMVVGSLLQPEVNDESVETILKLING, translated from the exons ATGGATCAATTTGTGATGTGTCAGTTCCACATCAGAGGGAGGTGCTTATGGAAGATGTTTCTCTGTCTTCAATGGGAAACTCAACATCCTT GTAATCCGAAAAAGGTTGACCATTTGCTCAACCTTGATGGTGCAAAGGAGAGGTTGCAGCTCTTTAAGGAAGATCTTTTCGAAGAAGGTTCCTTTGACTCTGTTGTTGAGGGTTGTGATGGTGTCTTTCATACTGCTTCACCTGTTCGTTTTGTCGTAAATGATCCACAG GTTGAGTTGATTGATCCAGCGCTGAAGGGAACTCTTAATGTTCTTAAATCATGTGCGAAATCACCATCTGTGAAACGAGTTATCTCGACTTCTTCTGTTTCTGCCATTGCATTTAATACAAGGCCGAAAAATCCCGAGGTTGTCGTTGACGAGACATGGTTTTCAGATCCAGATTTCTGTAGGGAATCAAAG TTATGGTGCACACTTTCAAAGACTTTGGCCGAGGCTGCTGCCTGGAAATTTGCAAATGAAAACCGCATTGACATGGTTGTTATTAACCCAACAATGGTGGTAGGATCTCTTTTGCAACCGGAGGTTAATGATGAAAGTgttgaaacaattttaaaactaataaaCG GATAA
- the LOC123918536 gene encoding probable histone H2B.1 → MAPKGEKKPAEKKPAEEKKSTVAEKAPAEKKPKAGKKLPKDGGSAAAGEKKKKRNKKSVETYKIYIFKVLKQVHPDIGISSKAMGIMNSFINDIFEKLAQESSRLARYNKKPTITSREIQTAVRLVLPGELAKHAVSEGTKAVTKFTSS, encoded by the coding sequence ATGGCACCAAAAGGAGAGAAGAAGCCAGCGGAGAAGAAACCCGCAGAGGAGAAGAAGTCCACCGTAGCAGAGAAGGCTCCCGCTGAGAAGAAGCCAAAGGCAGGAAAGAAGCTTCCAAAGGACGGTGGTTCAGCGGCAGcaggagagaagaagaagaagagaaacaaGAAGAGCGTAGAAACATACAAGATCTACATCTTCAAAGTTCTGAAACAAGTTCACCCAGACATTGGTATCTCAAGCAAAGCCATGGGAATAATGAACAGTTTCATCAACGACATCTTCGAGAAACTCGCACAAGAATCATCAAGACTTGCAAGGTACAACAAGAAGCCAACAATCACTTCTAGGGAAATTCAAACTGCTGTCAGACTTGTTCTTCCCGGTGAATTGGCTAAGCATGCTGTTTCTGAGGGTACAAAAGCTGTGACTAAATTCACAAGTTCTTAG